Proteins from a single region of Bacteroidota bacterium:
- the recR gene encoding recombination mediator RecR, whose protein sequence is MNIPSKLVEEAVNELSKFPGIGKKSALRMVLHLLKSDAETSVKLGKAIVNMRTQILFCTQCGNVSDKDVCGICSSVNRDREKICVVEDLRDIMAIESTGQFSGLYHVLGGVLSPIEGIGPSDLNIDKLMERIKTEETKELIMALSPTVEGDSTMFYLTKKLQSPAADAIKITTISRGIAIGGSLEYADEITLGRSILNRIGLEV, encoded by the coding sequence ATGAATATACCTAGCAAACTCGTAGAAGAAGCCGTTAATGAATTGTCCAAGTTCCCTGGTATTGGGAAGAAATCGGCCTTGCGGATGGTATTGCATTTATTGAAAAGCGATGCAGAAACTAGCGTAAAATTGGGCAAGGCCATTGTGAACATGCGTACCCAAATTTTGTTTTGTACCCAATGTGGTAATGTGTCCGACAAAGATGTGTGTGGCATTTGCAGCAGTGTGAATCGTGATAGAGAGAAAATTTGTGTGGTGGAAGATTTACGAGATATTATGGCCATTGAAAGCACTGGGCAGTTCAGTGGTTTGTATCATGTATTGGGCGGTGTGCTTTCTCCCATCGAAGGTATAGGCCCTAGCGATTTGAATATAGATAAATTAATGGAACGAATAAAAACAGAAGAGACCAAAGAACTCATCATGGCTCTTAGCCCCACGGTGGAAGGCGATAGTACCATGTTTTATCTCACCAAAAAACTACAGTCCCCCGCGGCGGACGCCATTAAAATTACAACTATATCCAGAGGAATTGCAATAGGAGGTTCATTGGAATATGCCGATGAAATTACTTTGGGGCGTTCTATTTTGAATAGAATTGGTTTGGAGGTTTAG
- a CDS encoding TonB-dependent receptor produces the protein MRTKHLPILLSFLLIATFAKGQFGDKGELRGNLADSTAAKYIEHASVMLLRPADSVLLKFVRSNSLGAFRFKNLDTGNYLIIITHPTFADYTEIVKVEAGDVTKLNTYMIQKTVALKEFIFKQKKGAIVFKGDTIEYTADSFKTKEFATVEDLLKKLPGIQVDKNGVITAHGEKVDKVLVDGEEFFSDDPTVATKNLQAITVDKVQVYDKENAQSQATGISDGKKEKVLNLKLKEEYKKGMFGKVKASGGLPKWYENEAMINAFKSKRKLSGYIIHSNTNRNSLDWEEQQSFGSNSNVSYSDDGSTTFYSNGSSQEISNNNQGQPSNLSMGGHFSDKFKGDKHHLSLNLTSNSQIRRGVASSTTRQLLADSSFYNVQSDSFVSKGIKSNFDLSYTLKPDSFATLTITANMGTLMLSKVDSFASVSLNDDEVFVNQSIRSTADDRNKNSYGGGLNYQRKFRKKDRLLYIVVGLNGSAEAQTGKLLSKNILGLKKDTSAIDQKKDNNKWLSNASFTSSFTEPITKYLNLQVSYSYVNNQNSNTNNSYNSDGVSYNILDPKYSNDFKFNIITQSPGLTLKYKRKKWSLNAGANLQANNYIRTNRTIDSTVHYNFTNFQRMARYEYKFSQFNGFKLSYNGYTQQPSITQIQPLQNNLDPFNIQKGNENLKPQVTNTFRIESHSYKMINDRSAHISMGYNNTYNAFTSFDVIDEFGQRISQTINVARGNYSFWSWMYYGFKLKKSGVKLKFSSNPSVNNYINYINGIKNQTLSSSIDISPGLDYEKEDKYEVSFDFNFDYNSSRSSLNPDRKTQYWIQSHDIELTVFLPRKLELTTDFSANIRQKTSDFTTNNNMFIWNMSVERKMFKKENFKLSFIVRDILNQNTGFSRSVSSNYLTESRYNVIKRYWLVSILWNFNKTAKAPNNGEVEDAK, from the coding sequence ATGCGAACAAAACATTTACCTATTTTACTCAGCTTCTTACTAATTGCAACATTTGCCAAAGGTCAATTTGGCGACAAGGGAGAATTGCGTGGCAACTTAGCCGATTCAACTGCTGCAAAATATATTGAGCATGCAAGTGTAATGTTGCTTCGTCCCGCCGATTCGGTACTGCTCAAATTTGTCCGTTCCAATTCACTAGGAGCTTTTAGGTTCAAAAATTTGGATACAGGAAATTATTTGATTATTATTACCCACCCGACTTTTGCCGATTACACAGAAATTGTGAAAGTAGAAGCTGGCGATGTTACAAAGTTAAATACATATATGATACAAAAGACGGTAGCTCTAAAAGAGTTTATTTTTAAACAAAAGAAGGGAGCTATCGTATTTAAAGGGGATACGATAGAATATACGGCCGATAGTTTTAAAACCAAAGAGTTTGCAACCGTAGAGGATTTACTTAAAAAGCTACCAGGTATACAGGTGGACAAAAATGGGGTAATTACCGCCCATGGCGAAAAAGTAGATAAAGTATTGGTTGATGGGGAAGAATTTTTTAGTGATGACCCAACAGTGGCCACAAAAAATCTACAAGCAATTACGGTGGACAAGGTGCAAGTATATGATAAAGAAAATGCCCAGTCGCAGGCTACGGGCATTTCGGACGGAAAAAAAGAAAAGGTGCTGAACTTGAAACTAAAGGAAGAATATAAAAAGGGGATGTTTGGCAAAGTAAAAGCCAGTGGTGGTTTACCCAAATGGTACGAAAATGAAGCCATGATTAATGCCTTCAAATCCAAACGCAAATTATCGGGATATATTATACATTCCAATACCAACCGCAATAGCTTGGATTGGGAGGAGCAGCAGTCGTTCGGGTCCAATTCAAATGTATCATATAGTGATGATGGAAGTACTACCTTTTATTCAAACGGCTCAAGCCAGGAAATTAGCAATAATAACCAAGGCCAGCCCAGCAACCTATCCATGGGTGGTCATTTCTCCGACAAATTCAAAGGCGATAAACACCATTTGTCGCTTAATCTCACTTCTAATTCGCAAATTCGCAGAGGTGTTGCATCGAGCACTACCCGGCAACTTTTGGCAGATAGTAGCTTTTATAATGTGCAATCCGATTCATTTGTGTCAAAGGGAATTAAAAGCAATTTCGATTTATCGTATACCCTAAAACCCGATTCCTTCGCCACACTTACGATTACTGCCAATATGGGTACACTTATGTTAAGCAAAGTTGACTCGTTTGCTTCGGTTTCATTAAATGATGATGAGGTTTTTGTGAACCAGAGTATACGCAGTACTGCCGATGATCGGAATAAAAATTCTTACGGCGGAGGCCTAAATTATCAACGAAAATTTCGCAAAAAAGATAGACTATTGTATATAGTAGTGGGTTTGAATGGTTCTGCTGAAGCACAAACAGGGAAACTATTGTCTAAGAATATTTTGGGCCTTAAAAAAGACACATCTGCTATTGACCAAAAAAAGGACAATAACAAATGGCTTTCCAATGCAAGCTTCACATCAAGCTTTACAGAACCAATCACCAAGTATTTGAATTTACAAGTATCCTACAGTTATGTCAATAATCAAAATAGTAATACTAATAATTCATATAACTCCGATGGCGTTTCATATAACATATTAGATCCAAAGTATAGCAATGATTTTAAGTTTAATATTATAACACAATCTCCTGGTTTGACACTAAAATATAAACGCAAAAAATGGTCTTTAAATGCCGGGGCGAATTTGCAGGCAAACAATTATATCCGCACCAATCGTACTATTGATTCGACAGTACATTATAATTTTACAAATTTTCAGCGTATGGCAAGGTATGAATATAAGTTTTCCCAATTTAATGGTTTTAAGTTAAGTTATAATGGTTATACACAACAACCAAGCATTACCCAGATACAACCTTTGCAAAACAACTTGGATCCTTTCAATATACAAAAGGGCAATGAAAATCTAAAACCTCAAGTCACTAATACCTTTAGGATAGAATCGCATAGTTATAAAATGATTAATGACCGCAGTGCACATATTTCAATGGGATACAATAATACATATAATGCATTTACTTCTTTCGATGTAATAGATGAATTTGGGCAACGTATTTCTCAAACAATTAATGTTGCACGCGGTAATTATAGTTTTTGGTCTTGGATGTATTATGGTTTTAAATTAAAAAAGAGTGGGGTCAAACTTAAATTTAGTAGCAATCCCAGTGTAAATAATTATATAAATTATATAAACGGAATCAAAAATCAAACGCTGTCATCGTCCATTGATATATCACCAGGTTTAGATTATGAAAAGGAAGATAAGTATGAAGTATCTTTCGATTTTAATTTTGATTATAATTCATCTCGGTCTTCACTAAACCCTGATCGTAAAACCCAGTATTGGATTCAAAGCCACGATATCGAGCTTACAGTTTTCTTGCCACGCAAGTTGGAACTCACCACCGACTTCTCAGCAAATATCCGACAAAAGACTAGTGATTTTACCACCAATAACAATATGTTTATTTGGAACATGAGCGTCGAACGCAAGATGTTCAAAAAAGAAAATTTCAAATTGTCATTTATTGTACGTGATATACTGAACCAGAATACTGGATTTTCTCGTTCGGTAAGTAGCAATTATTTAACAGAGAGTCGCTATAATGTAATCAAGCGTTATTGGTTGGTCAGTATTTTGTGGAATTTCAATAAAACAGCGAAAGCACCTAATAATGGAGAAGTAGAAGATGCAAAATAA
- a CDS encoding exostosin family protein, producing the protein MGNKKPIVYIDKSHFDTVFKAYVFDILKANFFNTHSPEERLAKFGPFVNLYTYTDNIDEADFAMLPMAWNYYIDHHKKKLAEDFINYCKSKNKKVISYLAYDFGVTPTIKDIYVFRASGYQSRRLKHQFACPFFLNDYLKIKYNTENITVREKGTKAVVGFCGQAKVNAPTNAWHLFNIAVNNIKYYTHLKHWEPQVLYPPVLRRQKALSYLENSELVETNFIKRTAYRAGANTETERKKTTDEYYDNLMHSDYIVCIRGGGNFSTRFYETMMMGRIPLFINTDSILPFDNIIDWKKHTVWVEEKDMKYMPQILADFHSQIHPDDFKQMQLDNRQIWVNHLSNYGIFDTIATMVMA; encoded by the coding sequence ATGGGCAATAAAAAACCAATTGTATATATAGACAAATCGCATTTTGATACTGTATTCAAAGCTTATGTTTTCGATATATTAAAAGCTAATTTTTTTAATACGCATTCTCCAGAAGAACGACTTGCCAAATTTGGACCTTTCGTAAATTTATATACCTATACCGACAATATTGATGAGGCAGATTTCGCTATGTTGCCAATGGCTTGGAATTATTATATTGACCACCACAAAAAAAAATTAGCAGAAGATTTTATCAATTATTGTAAATCGAAAAATAAGAAGGTGATTAGTTATTTGGCATACGACTTTGGCGTTACACCTACCATTAAAGATATATATGTATTTAGGGCAAGTGGCTACCAAAGCCGCAGACTAAAGCACCAATTTGCCTGCCCTTTTTTTTTAAATGATTATTTGAAAATAAAATATAATACCGAGAATATTACAGTGAGAGAAAAAGGAACAAAAGCAGTGGTGGGCTTTTGTGGCCAAGCCAAAGTAAATGCCCCTACAAATGCTTGGCATTTATTTAATATCGCAGTAAATAATATAAAGTATTATACACACTTGAAGCATTGGGAACCACAAGTATTATATCCCCCTGTATTGAGAAGACAAAAAGCACTTTCCTATTTAGAAAATTCGGAACTAGTTGAAACTAATTTTATTAAACGAACCGCATATAGAGCAGGGGCAAATACAGAAACGGAAAGGAAAAAAACCACCGATGAGTATTATGATAATTTAATGCATTCCGATTATATAGTTTGTATAAGAGGTGGCGGTAATTTTTCAACCCGTTTTTATGAAACTATGATGATGGGAAGAATACCCTTATTCATCAATACAGATTCTATACTTCCCTTCGACAATATAATAGATTGGAAAAAACATACAGTGTGGGTCGAAGAAAAAGACATGAAATATATGCCCCAAATACTGGCCGATTTTCACTCCCAAATTCACCCCGACGATTTTAAACAAATGCAGCTAGATAACCGCCAAATATGGGTTAATCACCTAAGCAATTATGGAATTTTTGATACTATTGCTACAATGGTGATGGCTTAA